One Halobaculum sp. CBA1158 DNA segment encodes these proteins:
- a CDS encoding DUF255 domain-containing protein has translation MTDETRVDWREWGHDAFDAADRSGDPVLLFLTATWCDDCHEMLVETFGEPRIAANVNDGFVPVKVDVDREPRVRERYNMGGFPSTVFTTPTGELLTGATYLGPDGFRSVLDRVRETWDAEGEAAGRVPRELAGNETPAGPVTSAIEEHLAGQLDAQWDPEFAGWGDDAKFPLPRTVAFALKRDRYKATQTLDAIERNLVDDDGGVFRYAAARDWSNPAREKLLVDDAAVLRSFADAYLYTGDDSYRETAESIRSFLDAELWSGFAYGASVGPDGERTDLTAYAGGNALAADALLALAAYTDDGDARRSAEDALAYLRETLVDADGTVRHVDADDTETDLLEDVGRVVAAFCRAESVLGDGVDRARAVADRAVDVLGDEAAFRDGPAAGAGMLDRPLRPIDGVVEFADALVDLAALTGEDAYRERAEAAVGAFAGAADRMGVQVAGYGSVAARLTRDPLVVDVGAPVGSDLHRAALRVADHEKVVVPESDRAPDGSAVLRGRDADPADSPAALMDRVADAAE, from the coding sequence ATGACCGACGAGACGCGCGTCGACTGGCGCGAGTGGGGCCACGACGCGTTCGACGCCGCCGACCGATCCGGCGATCCGGTGTTGCTGTTCCTGACGGCGACGTGGTGTGACGACTGCCACGAGATGCTCGTCGAGACGTTCGGCGAGCCCCGAATCGCCGCCAACGTCAACGACGGCTTCGTGCCCGTGAAGGTCGACGTGGACCGCGAGCCACGCGTTCGCGAGCGCTACAACATGGGCGGGTTCCCCTCCACGGTGTTCACGACGCCGACGGGCGAACTCCTCACGGGCGCGACGTATCTCGGTCCGGACGGCTTCCGGTCGGTGCTCGACCGCGTCCGCGAGACGTGGGACGCCGAGGGCGAGGCCGCCGGGCGCGTCCCCCGGGAGTTGGCCGGCAACGAGACGCCCGCCGGCCCCGTCACCTCCGCCATCGAGGAACACCTCGCGGGCCAACTCGACGCCCAGTGGGACCCGGAGTTCGCCGGCTGGGGCGACGACGCGAAGTTCCCCCTCCCGCGGACGGTCGCGTTCGCGCTCAAGCGCGACCGCTACAAGGCGACGCAGACGCTCGATGCGATCGAGCGCAACCTCGTCGACGACGACGGCGGCGTGTTCCGGTATGCGGCCGCCCGCGACTGGTCGAACCCCGCCCGCGAGAAACTGCTCGTCGACGACGCCGCCGTGTTGCGTTCGTTCGCCGACGCGTACCTGTACACCGGCGACGACAGCTATCGGGAGACCGCCGAGTCGATCCGGAGCTTCCTCGACGCCGAGTTGTGGTCGGGCTTCGCCTACGGGGCGAGCGTCGGTCCCGACGGCGAGCGAACCGATCTGACGGCGTACGCCGGCGGCAACGCGCTCGCGGCCGACGCGCTGCTGGCGCTCGCGGCGTACACCGACGACGGGGACGCCCGCCGCTCGGCCGAGGACGCGCTCGCGTACCTCCGCGAGACGCTCGTCGACGCCGACGGCACCGTCCGCCACGTCGACGCCGACGACACCGAGACGGACCTCCTGGAGGACGTCGGTCGCGTCGTCGCCGCGTTCTGTCGGGCCGAGTCCGTGCTCGGCGATGGGGTCGACCGCGCGCGCGCAGTCGCCGACCGTGCGGTCGACGTGCTCGGCGACGAGGCCGCCTTCCGCGACGGGCCGGCCGCGGGCGCGGGGATGCTCGACCGCCCGCTTCGGCCGATCGACGGGGTCGTCGAGTTCGCCGACGCCCTGGTGGACCTAGCGGCGCTGACCGGCGAGGACGCCTATCGCGAGCGCGCCGAGGCGGCTGTGGGCGCATTCGCGGGTGCGGCCGACCGCATGGGCGTCCAGGTCGCCGGCTACGGCTCGGTCGCGGCCCGGCTCACCCGAGACCCGCTCGTCGTCGACGTGGGCGCGCCCGTCGGCTCGGACCTCCATCGGGCGGCGCTGCGCGTCGCCGACCACGAGAAGGTCGTCGTCCCCGAAAGCGACCGCGCGCCCGACGGGTCGGCCGTCCTCCGCGGCCGCGACGCCGACCCCGCCGACTCGCCGGCCGCGCTGATGGACCGCGTCGCCGACGCCGCCGAGTAG
- a CDS encoding FxsA family protein, with protein sequence MRVRYLLVALLAIPLADAAFLLWVATNLLTAVQTVALVVLTGLLGMLLVRAEGRHTLRSVQRKLATGEVPTGELLDGALLIAAGAFLLTPGLVTDAIGFLLAIPPTRYPIRELLRRYVVVPYLDRKADGFVTGTVWTAGFPDGDGDPRGNGGPTAGFGGPGGPNGSGGTADSGTAGDADSADRDRDDVIDVNFEEVDDDDRGR encoded by the coding sequence ATCCGGGTCCGCTACCTGCTCGTGGCGCTGCTTGCGATCCCGCTCGCGGACGCGGCGTTCCTGCTGTGGGTGGCGACGAACCTCCTCACGGCGGTCCAGACGGTCGCGCTGGTCGTGCTCACCGGGCTGCTCGGTATGCTACTCGTGCGCGCCGAGGGCCGCCACACCCTCCGGTCGGTCCAGCGAAAGCTCGCGACCGGCGAGGTCCCGACGGGCGAACTGCTCGACGGCGCGCTGTTGATCGCCGCCGGCGCGTTCTTGCTCACGCCGGGGCTCGTCACCGACGCGATCGGATTCCTCCTCGCGATCCCGCCGACGAGATACCCGATCCGCGAACTGCTCCGGCGCTACGTCGTCGTCCCGTACCTCGACCGGAAGGCGGACGGCTTCGTCACCGGCACGGTCTGGACCGCCGGCTTCCCCGACGGGGACGGCGACCCCCGCGGCAACGGCGGGCCGACCGCCGGGTTCGGCGGCCCCGGCGGCCCGAACGGCTCCGGCGGCACGGCCGACTCCGGGACCGCCGGCGACGCTGACTCCGCCGACCGCGACCGCGACGACGTGATCGACGTGAACTTCGAGGAAGTCGACGACGACGACCGTGGCCGGTAA